AGCCGCGGCATTATGTACGAGCCTCGCCTTGGAGCTTCTTACGATATCTTCGGCGACAACAAGGGTGTTCTTCGCGGCGGCTTCGGTATCTCGCACGACCGTGAGCAGGGCAACCTGATCTTCAATACCGTCTTCGGCAACCCATCTCTTGTAACTACTCCATCCGTCCCTTTCAGCACCATCCCACAGATACCTACGGCTGCCCAGGCAAACTCCGGTGTGCTCAGCGGTATCTACGGTGCGGACGTAAACGGTCAGGTTCCAACTGTCTATAGCTACAGCCTCGGCATCCAGCGAGAGATCCTTCATGAAACCACTCTCGATGTAGCCTACGTAGGCACCCAGGGCCGCCATCTGGTCACAGCTCGTGACCTTAACACGATTCCGTACGGCACAACTTTCACCCGTGCTGCACAGGATCCAAGCCAGTTTGCCGGCGGTGTCGTTCCAACCGTCGAGCCGAACCTTCCACCCGAGTACGCCGCCGCTGGATACGCCTTCAGTGGACGGTATGCCTACACGCAGAACTTCCTCTCTCCGTACAAGGGCTACGGCCAAATGGAGTATTACAAGTTCGACGGAACCTCGAACTATAACTCGCTACAGGTCTCGGTGCAGCGGCGCTTTGCCCGTGGTCTTACCTTCGGCGGCGTCTACACTTGGTCCAAAACACTCACTACCTCCAGCGCAGATGAGAGCTTCGTCGATCCCTTCAACCCGCGCAAATACAGCTACGGTGTCGCGAGCTACGACCGTCCCAACATCGGCGCAATCAACTACGTCTATGATCTTCCTAACCTTGCCCGTCGCTTCAATGGACCTCACTGGCTCAGTTACGTTACCGATGGCTATCAGCTCTCCGGCCTCGCCAACATAATGAGCGGCCAGCCAGTACGGAACTCCCTCTACTCACCTGCGAACCAGGTCACTGGCGGTTCACAGTACAGCAAGACGCCTCCTGCATGGGTGGGTGTCGATCACCTTGGCAACCTGATTCTGCCTACTATTGGGCAGCCTAACTTGGGCGCACCCGGCAGCCTCCGTCAAGGCGGCATGGTCACCTGGGACTCTTCTATCTTCAAGAACTTCGCCATCGGAGAGGCAAGCAAAGGCCGTTCCATCCAGCTTCGCGGCGAGTTCTTCAACGTCCTCAATCATCCGAACATCCTGACACGCGACTACAACGCAAACGTCACGCTGCCAACCTACAATGCAAATGGAACCTTTACGCCGCTCTCTATCGCGAAGGACACCAACTGGGGTCAACCCACTGCTGCTTTCGGAGCAGCTGGTCCCGGTGGCCCACGCGTTATCCAGCTTGCCGCAAAGGTTTACTTCTAAACGAATTGCATCATCCGGGCTATCGCCGAAAACGATAGCCCGATTTTTTATCTCTGCTTCCCGAGGAATTTTGTGCTCTCTCGCGCGCTTCGCTACGCCTCTGCTGTTTTGCTTATCGCATCCAGCCCCTTGTTCTCGCAGACTGTACGGTCTTACATATCTACATCCGATCTCTCCCGTGCTCTTGAGGCGCAGCCTATCCTGTCGTTCGCGCCCGCAAGCAGTCCGGCGCCTCTTACGATTAGCGTAGATGAGAGCAGCCGCTTCCAGACAATGGACGGCTTCGGCATCTCTATGACGGAGGGCTCTGCATGGTTGCTCCACGAGCGGATGCCCCCAGCGATGAGCCGCGATGTGATGACGAAGCTCTTCGATCCCTCTAGCGGAATTGGCCTAAGTTTTGTTCGGCTCCCTATCGGTTCTACTGATCTATCGCTCAATCACTACAGCTACGACGACATGCCCGCAGGACAACAAGACACCGAACTGCACCACTTCTCAACCACGCACGATGAGGCGTATGTCTTCCCCATCATGCGAGAGGCACTGAAACTCAATCCGTCCATTACCGTCATGGCCACACCATGGAGCGCTCCTGCATGGATGAAGACGCATGATTCCATGATCGGCGGTTCTCTTCGCGAAGAGGACATGTCTGCTTACGCAGAGTACATCGTGCGATCGCTGCAGTCCTTTGAGAAGGAAGGCATCCCGGTGAAATACTTGACAGTGCAGAACGAACCACTACATGAGACAGAAGACTTTCCCGGAACCTTGATGCTTGCGGATCAGCAGAAGCATTTGATCGGCCATTATCTCGGGCCCGATCTACGTCGCATGGGCCTGCGGACGCAGGTGCTTGCCTACGATCACAACTGGGATCATCCGGAGTATCCACTTGAGGTGCTGTCGGACCCTGCGGCCGCTCCCTTCATGGCTGGGTCCGCACTGCACTGCTATGGAGGTGAGCCAACTGCCCAGAGCGTCATTCATAATAAGTTTCCCGACAAAGGAATATGGATGACGGAGTGTTCCGGTGGGACGTGGCAAAAGAAGGCTCCATTGGAGGTTACGGCTCACCTACTGATTGACTCTACCCGCAATTGGGCCAAGGCAGTGGCACTCTGGGGCATTGTGTTGGATACCGACCACAACCCACATGCGGGCGGCTGTGGGACGTGTCGGGGATTGGTTACGTTGGATACGAATAAGATGAGCGTTTCCTACACTGGGGATTTTTACGCGTTGGCACAGGCTAGCAAGTTCGTCCATCCCGTGGCAACTCGTATCGATTCAACATCCTTCGGGAGTGACAGTCTCGAAAGCGTGGCTTTTCAAAACGTAGACGGATCAATCGCCTTGCTGGTCTTGAACAATCGAAGCGACGCGGCAACATTCGACGTGAGTTGGAGAGCCAGTACCTTCCACACGTCGCTACCACCTGGAGCGCTTGCAACTTACATGTGGTCTCTGAAGCACTAGCCATTCCACCCGATATGTGGCCAACATGATTTTCGAATGGTCAAATTTGGAAAAATGGTCGGCCCTAATAGACGATTTTCGAAATCTGAAGCTCTACGAAGATGTTATGTGACCTCCTTGCCATGGACGCTAGTCATCGTCCACCATGTCGCTTGTCGTTCCTAGTTGATATTGAAGTACAGTGGAGCGGATACCGCAGCCCCAGGATTAGCGGCTGTGATGGTTGCAGTCCCGGCGCTGGCCAAATCGCTTGCTGGAATGGCTACCGAGACATGCGCTGGATCCACAATGGTCGTGGTCCGGTAGCTGCCGTTCCATAGCACAGCCACCCCGGGTACAAAATTTGTTCCTGTAAGCGTAAGAACGGTGTTCCCGGTGCCGTGAGTGACGCTGGTGAGGGAGCTTGAGCTTAAGGTGACTGGAGTATTCGTGTCGAGCAGCTGCGGAACAATGGCAGGGCCGCGTAGAAGATAAACGTTTCCAGTGGAGGTGAGGATGGCGAGGCCGTCCTGGCCCCAACGGAACGTATCTACCGGGCTAAAGCTGGTGGTGCTGCCTTCGATAGAAGCGAAAGGAAGAGAGAGCACGCTTGTGGTCGCAAAAGTGGTTGTATTGAAGGTGCTGATGCTGTCGAAAGCCCCGAGGGCACCGTTGGAGGAGGCGAGGGTCGGATAGAAGGCGACATTCAGCGAGGGATCTGCCTCCATGCCGAAACCGGAGGTTCCGACGACAAGCGGGATCGCTCCATGGAATATTCCGTTATAAATTGGCGTGGCGGAATTGAAATTGACGACTGCTCCTGTCTCACCGTAAGCAATTCCTGCGATGAGTTTGAAGCAAGCGGTGCTCACTGGGATGTTGGTCCCACGGGAGATTCCGGAGGCTGTGACGGGGAAGCTGGTTGCTCCCTCGCCGGCATCCGGACTGACTGGCGCGACGAGAACGGTTGAGCTGAGAAAGACAGGGCACATTCCGGAATAGATTCCGGTCGGACTGCCGCGTTCTGCCGCGGTATGCTGCGCTGTATTGAAGTCGATAACAGCGGCCCCGGTGTATTCGCCTATGTAGATCGCGACCGTGTCCTCGGTGCCCGGCATGGTAGAGACATAGCTGATGGGTGTGTCGTAGCTAGCGGATTGGAATCCGGAGACGGTGAAGTCAGGCTGCTGAGTGAGCATGTTGAAGCGCGCGATACTTCCGTTGGCGGTTGCAGGGAGAAGCGTGTAAAGGATCTGGCCGTCGTAGGTGAGGGCGAGATCGGTAGGCACACCGCCGATAGGGACCGGGATTCCGATAGAAGCAGTATCCGGGGTGATGGCAAGGATGGAATTCGCTGCAACTGACGCGGTTCCTGCACCAATGCTGGCCATGAGGTTGCGCGAATAAGGATCGTAAAGGATGTGGTTCGCGCCGAGCTTGAGAACGGAGAAGACAGTGAGCGGCAGCACCGCGGAGGTTCCTCCACCGGGTGCCGGGGTCGCCACCGAGATAGAGGCCCAGCCGAGGCTTGCAACATCCGCAGGCAGAACGACAGCCGTAAGAGTGGTGCTGTTGTTGAAGGTGGTCGAGAGCGAAGAGCCATTCAGCAGGACTGTGGAACTGCTGTTGAAGCCAGTTCCTGTCACGGTGAGGTTGGTGGCAGTTGAGCCTGAAGCGATCACCTGCGGGCTGATCGACGTGAGGGTAGGCAATGCGGAGAAGTCACCTCCGGTGATGGTCTGGGTGGAGCTGGCTTGATTGTTCGCTGGGGCCGGGTCATTTTCGCTAGCGCTTACCTGAACTGTCATCGTGGCGCTTCCAGAGCTAAGCTGCTGGACGACAATGGTGACGATGGCGGTGCCATTGCTGGACAGGCCACCAAGATCACAGGAGATAGGACCCGGGCCCGCGCATGTGCCGGAGGACGAGGTGGAAGAGACCAGGATGCCAGTCGAGGGGAGGAACGCTGTAAGATCAACGTTCGATGCGGAGGATGGTCCGTTGTTGGTCACAATCGCGGTATAGGTAGTTGTATTGCCGGTGGCGGTGGCTCCGGATGGGGTCAGGGCAACGGCGAGGTCTGCGTTTGTGGTGGAGAGGTTCTGAACAAGGTTGGAGCGGAAACTGATAAAGCCTCCAGTGCCGTGGAAGGCGAGACCATTCGATCCCCAACGTGTGAGTCTGGGACCGGTTGGGCCCTCATACTGGTAGTTGACCCTGGATTCCGGCGCAGCGATCTGGATGGGGGTGTCGGAAGTTGCGGTGTAGTTGGAGAGGTTGAATGCGCCGATCTGGTATGCACTAAAACCGGTACCGATGAAGAAGTTAGTGGTTATATTTTCTAGAAAGAAGGCTTTGCCGAGTGTCGTATCAACTGCGATTGACCCCATGGCAGCGGTCGTCCCGCTGGGATAGAAAGTTCCGAGAACGTCAGCGTTTGCCGGGTTGATGGCTTGGCCATAGGAGGTATAGAGCACCCCATTGGCAAGTTGGACATCATCGACGTTGCTCTCAGCGGTATTCTCGCCAGAGGAAGTGGAGAATTCGCGAGTGATGCCGCTCGAATTGTAGGTGTAGGTGCTGTAGCCGCCGATGCCAAGGGGGTCGCCGGGGCCATAGATCTCGTTGGTGGCGGCGTTCACGACCATAGCCCATGGAAACGGGTCGTAGGCGACATAACTTACGGTCGTAGGCCGGGGAACGCCACTGTCATAGATCGCGAGTAGGATACCGTTGGGACCGTCAGACGGGAAATAGCTCATCACAGCGACCGAGTTAGGCTGGCCTGGGATGGCAGCCATCGAGGCGACTAGGCCTGGACCCTCAAATAGTGTATCCGCGGGGATCGGGAACTGAAGCCCTGCCGTACCTGTGGCGAGGTTCACTTGACGGACAGCTGAAGCACCGTCGAGAGCTACCCAGAGGTTTTGGCCATCGGAGCTAATTGCCAGACGATTGGGTTCGCTGCCGACGGGGATAGGTGTTCCAAGTGCCCCGGTCACGGGGTCGACCGATACGATCGAGTTGCTATAGGGCGCCGGGGCGTAGCTGGGAACGGAGAGGTAGAAAAGCCCGTTGGCCGGGTTGTAGATCATGCTGTTATTGATTATTGGAACGTAAGTCGTCAGGTCGATGGGTGAACTGGTGCCAGAGTCATTGGTGACAGTAATCGTGCTAATGCCTGGTACAGACAGGGCAGAAGCGGGGATACTTAGGGAGAGTTGCTGAGGGCAGGCGCAGGTAAACGGAACCGTGACGCCATTGACTACAACCGTAGAGGTGGATGTGAAGTTATCGCCATTAATCAAGACTGTAGCGTCTTGATTGATTGGGACTACGGGAGGAGAGATCGATGCCAAAACCGGTGGTGGTGTTCCCGAAGGTGACGTTATCACAAACGGTACAGAGGCAGAGGCTCCTCCTCCGGGCGCCGGGTTCACCACATCTACTTGGAGACTTCCCGCGGCGGCTTGATCAGCAACGGTGAGTTGGAAGCTCAATTGTGTCGCGCTGACGATCGTGGTAGCACGTGACGAGCCGTTCACCTGCACAGCAGAACCCGGGATAAAACTAGACCCTACGACCGTGACCGGTGTTGGCGTAGCTGCTCCGGCGGCGACAGTATTGGGTGTTAGCGAAACTACGCTTGGCGTCGGATTCGACACAAGTAAAGAAATTCCTGAAGACGCCCCGCCTCCGGGCGAAGGATTCACTACATTCACTTGGAGGCTTCCCGCGGCAGCTTGATCAGCAACCGTAAGTTGGAAGCTCAATTGCGTCGGGCTGCCTACCGTGGTGGGACGTGATGAGCCGTTCACGTGCACAACGGAACCCGGGATGAAGCTCGTTCCCGTCACCGAGATGGTTGTCGCTGTTGCGGATCCAACTGCCACCGTGCTTGGGGCGACAGAAATGACTCCAGGCACAGGATTCGTTACCGGCAGAGAAGCTCCGGCCGACGTGCCACCACCCGGCGCAGGATTAATTGCTACCAGTACGATATTGCCTGGATTCGCCAGATCGTTGGCAGTGAGCAACACGCTAACGTGCGTTGCATCGATATAAGTAGTCTCACGCGCAGTCCCGTTTACCTGAATGACAGTTGCCGGGACGAAATCCGATCCCGTTACGGCGACGGTCACTGGCATCGCGCCAGAGAGAAAGCCGGACGGAGAATAGCCTGTAATGATGGGAGCAGGGTTATCAACCTCGAGGGCGATAGCCGATGTATCACTGCCGGTGCTCGTGCTCCCGTTAGACACGGTAATCTGCAGCATCGCCCCGGTGGCAAGATAAGCCGCTGGGACGGTCGTTGCTAACTCCGTTGGGCTAACGTAGGTAGTCGGACTGGACGTTCCGTTCACATGAACAACGCTCGTGCTCAGAAATCCGCTGCCCGCCACCGTGACCGTGACGGCTGTGGAACCTGCAGGGACAGATGTCGGCCTAATCGAGGTGATAACGAGAGCGGCTGGCGGTGGTGTCTGCGTAGTTCCGCCACCCGAAGCGGCAGGACTTGAACTTCCACAACCAGAAACAAAGAGAGCAACCGATAGACACACTATGGCAGAGACAAAGGCAAAAGATAAGCAGGGTTTCATGATCGGGGATAGTATACCCGCGAGGGATTAATTTCGCGTGCGATTTTCAGCGGAAGGAGAGCAATCGAAGCAAGCGCACTCCCTCTCTTTACGAGGCTCCTGCTCCTCGCCACAGATCATCTTTTAATTGATACGAGGGGCTCACGCCGTGTTTCTAGCGCAGTCCTCGCTCGATATATCGCCTGACGCTCAGAGCCTGAGGAAACTTCGTTCCAGCAGCTCGACCAAAACTGTTGACGAAGTACTGTGCGCAGCCTCATTTAGACGAGTCACTATCGAACGCATCAGCGGACTCGCCCAATACAGTTCGAAATAGAAGAATGGGTTCCGCTGTAAGATGCTAGAAACAAAAGACAAAATAATGGTCGGGACGACTAGATTCGAACTAGCGACCTCACCCACCCCAAGGGTGCGCTCTACCAGGCTGAGCCACGTCCCGACTATGGTTTGCACGTCAGCCCAGGAGGGTGACGGCGGGGGTATGTTGCAGTCCTAAGTGTACACGACCGGCCCGGTTTTGAGGTCAGGGAGACTATGTCGTCGGCGCCACAAACTCCTTCGGCAACGAGCCCCCCTCACCAAAAAAGAACTCGTTCATCTGTTCAACAAGAAA
The nucleotide sequence above comes from Tunturibacter empetritectus. Encoded proteins:
- a CDS encoding glycoside hydrolase family 30 protein: MLSRALRYASAVLLIASSPLFSQTVRSYISTSDLSRALEAQPILSFAPASSPAPLTISVDESSRFQTMDGFGISMTEGSAWLLHERMPPAMSRDVMTKLFDPSSGIGLSFVRLPIGSTDLSLNHYSYDDMPAGQQDTELHHFSTTHDEAYVFPIMREALKLNPSITVMATPWSAPAWMKTHDSMIGGSLREEDMSAYAEYIVRSLQSFEKEGIPVKYLTVQNEPLHETEDFPGTLMLADQQKHLIGHYLGPDLRRMGLRTQVLAYDHNWDHPEYPLEVLSDPAAAPFMAGSALHCYGGEPTAQSVIHNKFPDKGIWMTECSGGTWQKKAPLEVTAHLLIDSTRNWAKAVALWGIVLDTDHNPHAGGCGTCRGLVTLDTNKMSVSYTGDFYALAQASKFVHPVATRIDSTSFGSDSLESVAFQNVDGSIALLVLNNRSDAATFDVSWRASTFHTSLPPGALATYMWSLKH
- a CDS encoding IPT/TIG domain-containing protein translates to MKPCLSFAFVSAIVCLSVALFVSGCGSSSPAASGGGTTQTPPPAALVITSIRPTSVPAGSTAVTVTVAGSGFLSTSVVHVNGTSSPTTYVSPTELATTVPAAYLATGAMLQITVSNGSTSTGSDTSAIALEVDNPAPIITGYSPSGFLSGAMPVTVAVTGSDFVPATVIQVNGTARETTYIDATHVSVLLTANDLANPGNIVLVAINPAPGGGTSAGASLPVTNPVPGVISVAPSTVAVGSATATTISVTGTSFIPGSVVHVNGSSRPTTVGSPTQLSFQLTVADQAAAGSLQVNVVNPSPGGGASSGISLLVSNPTPSVVSLTPNTVAAGAATPTPVTVVGSSFIPGSAVQVNGSSRATTIVSATQLSFQLTVADQAAAGSLQVDVVNPAPGGGASASVPFVITSPSGTPPPVLASISPPVVPINQDATVLINGDNFTSTSTVVVNGVTVPFTCACPQQLSLSIPASALSVPGISTITVTNDSGTSSPIDLTTYVPIINNSMIYNPANGLFYLSVPSYAPAPYSNSIVSVDPVTGALGTPIPVGSEPNRLAISSDGQNLWVALDGASAVRQVNLATGTAGLQFPIPADTLFEGPGLVASMAAIPGQPNSVAVMSYFPSDGPNGILLAIYDSGVPRPTTVSYVAYDPFPWAMVVNAATNEIYGPGDPLGIGGYSTYTYNSSGITREFSTSSGENTAESNVDDVQLANGVLYTSYGQAINPANADVLGTFYPSGTTAAMGSIAVDTTLGKAFFLENITTNFFIGTGFSAYQIGAFNLSNYTATSDTPIQIAAPESRVNYQYEGPTGPRLTRWGSNGLAFHGTGGFISFRSNLVQNLSTTNADLAVALTPSGATATGNTTTYTAIVTNNGPSSASNVDLTAFLPSTGILVSSTSSSGTCAGPGPISCDLGGLSSNGTAIVTIVVQQLSSGSATMTVQVSASENDPAPANNQASSTQTITGGDFSALPTLTSISPQVIASGSTATNLTVTGTGFNSSSTVLLNGSSLSTTFNNSTTLTAVVLPADVASLGWASISVATPAPGGGTSAVLPLTVFSVLKLGANHILYDPYSRNLMASIGAGTASVAANSILAITPDTASIGIPVPIGGVPTDLALTYDGQILYTLLPATANGSIARFNMLTQQPDFTVSGFQSASYDTPISYVSTMPGTEDTVAIYIGEYTGAAVIDFNTAQHTAAERGSPTGIYSGMCPVFLSSTVLVAPVSPDAGEGATSFPVTASGISRGTNIPVSTACFKLIAGIAYGETGAVVNFNSATPIYNGIFHGAIPLVVGTSGFGMEADPSLNVAFYPTLASSNGALGAFDSISTFNTTTFATTSVLSLPFASIEGSTTSFSPVDTFRWGQDGLAILTSTGNVYLLRGPAIVPQLLDTNTPVTLSSSSLTSVTHGTGNTVLTLTGTNFVPGVAVLWNGSYRTTTIVDPAHVSVAIPASDLASAGTATITAANPGAAVSAPLYFNIN